In Desulfosediminicola ganghwensis, a single window of DNA contains:
- a CDS encoding amino acid ABC transporter substrate-binding protein: MKTIKSLMAASVVAAICLSGTAFANTLEEVKAKGYVNSGVSGKVAGFSAPDAKGHWTGLDVDFTRAVASAIFDDPNKARFTPVAFKEAFTALQSGEIDMLTRNTTWTFQRDAKLGLEFVGTIFYDGQGFMVRKDLGVKSALELDGASVCTQAGTTTELNLSDYFRSKGMTYKPVVYESADEATVIYESGRCDVYTTDTSGLAARRTTLKATEDHMILPEVISKEPLGPAVRQGDQQWSDIVRWTLFALINAEELGITSENVDEMLKSSNPAVKRLLGVDVDFGQHLGLTSDWAYRIIKHMGNYGEMYERNVGVNTVLGLERGVNALWTEGGLIYAPPVR, from the coding sequence ATGAAAACAATCAAGTCACTGATGGCTGCATCTGTAGTTGCGGCCATCTGTTTGTCCGGAACCGCCTTTGCCAACACCTTGGAAGAGGTTAAAGCGAAAGGCTATGTGAACTCTGGTGTTTCCGGAAAAGTTGCTGGATTTTCAGCACCTGATGCAAAAGGACACTGGACTGGACTGGATGTAGATTTTACCCGCGCGGTAGCCTCTGCAATTTTTGACGATCCCAATAAGGCACGTTTTACCCCTGTGGCATTTAAAGAAGCGTTCACCGCTCTACAGTCGGGTGAGATTGACATGCTGACCCGTAATACAACCTGGACCTTCCAGCGTGACGCTAAACTCGGCCTTGAGTTTGTTGGAACCATCTTTTATGACGGCCAGGGTTTTATGGTCAGAAAAGATCTTGGAGTAAAAAGCGCCCTTGAGTTGGATGGTGCCAGCGTATGTACCCAGGCTGGAACCACGACTGAGTTGAACCTTTCTGATTATTTCCGCTCAAAAGGCATGACCTATAAGCCGGTAGTGTACGAGAGTGCAGATGAAGCGACTGTAATTTATGAATCAGGTCGTTGTGACGTTTACACCACCGATACCTCAGGCCTTGCGGCTAGAAGAACTACTCTGAAAGCAACTGAGGACCACATGATACTTCCTGAAGTGATTTCCAAGGAACCTCTCGGACCTGCAGTTCGGCAGGGCGATCAGCAGTGGAGTGATATTGTCAGGTGGACTCTCTTTGCCCTCATTAATGCTGAAGAACTTGGAATTACCTCTGAGAACGTCGATGAAATGCTGAAGTCAAGCAATCCTGCTGTCAAGCGTCTGCTTGGTGTTGATGTAGATTTCGGTCAGCATCTCGGTCTGACTTCAGATTGGGCATACCGCATTATCAAGCACATGGGCAACTACGGCGAAATGTATGAGCGGAACGTGGGTGTAAACACTGTTCTTGGTCTTGAGCGTGGCGTGAATGCACTGTGGACCGAGGGTGGATTGATCTACGCTCCTCCCGTGAGATAA
- a CDS encoding amino acid ABC transporter permease — MYEQKSTLLNDARVRGWIAQALVLIILLGLSCYGIYNVGQNLQKSGITTGFGFLSEPSGFDISQTLIPYSSKSSYLDALKVGVLNTLLVSVFGIIASTMLGFFLGVIRLSPNWLVAKMAGAYTEMIRNVPLLLQILFWYLAILAPLPGPKAALNFQDVIFLCNRGMQIPKPIWGPGCEVVLASLIVAVLVSIGLIIWAGKRQRMTGKRFPAFWVSLILVVSVPFTVLAVTGFPVGWDVPALRGFNFRGGVTILPELIALWLSLTLYSATFIGEYVRAGIMAVDKGQREAAQALGYRPWLMYRMVIIPQAMRVVTPPLIGQHLTLIKNSSLAVVIGYPDLVHVFAGTALNQSGQAVEIICITIAVYLTISLVISAFMNWYNNKYALRGL; from the coding sequence ATGTATGAACAAAAGAGCACACTGCTCAATGACGCGAGAGTAAGGGGTTGGATAGCACAAGCTCTTGTACTGATTATTCTTTTGGGGCTCTCTTGTTATGGCATCTATAACGTAGGACAAAATCTCCAAAAGTCAGGAATAACAACTGGTTTCGGCTTTTTGTCTGAGCCGTCAGGATTTGATATCAGCCAGACGCTTATCCCCTATTCAAGCAAGAGTTCATATCTTGATGCTCTTAAGGTCGGTGTTCTAAACACTCTGCTTGTTTCCGTTTTCGGCATTATCGCTTCCACGATGCTGGGCTTCTTCCTCGGAGTCATCCGTTTGTCTCCCAATTGGCTTGTTGCCAAGATGGCAGGGGCGTACACGGAGATGATACGTAATGTGCCGTTGCTACTTCAGATCCTCTTTTGGTATCTCGCAATTCTGGCGCCCTTGCCAGGGCCTAAAGCCGCGTTGAATTTCCAGGATGTCATTTTTCTCTGCAACCGGGGTATGCAGATTCCCAAACCAATTTGGGGGCCTGGTTGCGAAGTGGTTCTCGCCAGTCTGATCGTCGCTGTTTTAGTGTCCATCGGCCTCATAATCTGGGCTGGGAAAAGACAGAGAATGACAGGTAAACGCTTTCCCGCTTTCTGGGTTTCCCTGATTCTGGTTGTCAGTGTGCCGTTCACGGTTCTTGCCGTAACCGGTTTTCCTGTTGGTTGGGATGTCCCGGCACTTCGCGGCTTCAATTTCCGTGGGGGGGTGACAATTTTACCTGAACTTATAGCCCTATGGCTTTCTCTGACCCTGTATTCTGCAACGTTTATTGGTGAGTATGTGCGCGCGGGCATCATGGCTGTTGATAAAGGGCAACGTGAGGCGGCACAGGCTCTGGGATATCGTCCCTGGCTGATGTATCGGATGGTAATTATTCCGCAGGCGATGCGTGTGGTTACCCCTCCCCTGATTGGCCAGCACCTGACCCTTATTAAAAACTCTTCACTGGCGGTTGTGATTGGTTATCCTGATCTCGTTCATGTCTTTGCAGGCACTGCATTGAATCAGTCAGGCCAGGCGGTTGAGATAATTTGTATTACTATAGCGGTTTACTTGACCATAAGCCTTGTCATTTCAGCCTTTATGAACTGGTACAACAATAAATATGCCCTTCGTGGTCTGTAA
- a CDS encoding amino acid ABC transporter permease has translation MTKEKWQPRPSLPSPNFGTGVVGWSRKNLFSTPWNSLLTLLGVAILAISIPPFIQWAILQANWLGDSREVCDAAAAKGSAGACWVFINVRKDVFLYGFYPELERWRVNYTFLLLAFSLLPLLLPNWFKRLQNQFALGIAAILCAFIIFGVKAAVFTGAYLFLPIIMARLVVQNIGGLGNGNGRFNTLLRLGLTVAVGLVAYYFVFALVDPNGALPIAMAVAVIALFLLFMGKLDIAIWRWIFLFTVFPVVAFFMLSGDVFGLPLVETHYWGGLFLSLVVSGTGLGTALPIGILLALGRRSELPVIRVVCVTFIEFIRGVPLVSVLFLASVMFPLFLPDNFSIDKLLRALVGIAFFYAAYMAEVIRGGLQAIPKGQYEAAEALGWTYWKMMGLIILPQTLRVVIPGLSNNFLSLLKDTTLVAVIGLLDLLGIAKAAMADTEWLGFTKEAYIFAGIVFWILCFAMSRYFVYLEKKYHMNYQ, from the coding sequence ATGACCAAAGAAAAATGGCAGCCGAGGCCCTCTTTACCATCTCCAAATTTCGGTACGGGGGTGGTCGGATGGTCAAGGAAAAATCTGTTTTCAACTCCCTGGAATTCGCTTCTCACCCTATTGGGAGTCGCCATTCTTGCGATATCGATTCCACCTTTTATCCAGTGGGCAATATTGCAGGCTAACTGGCTCGGAGATTCTCGCGAGGTGTGTGATGCTGCGGCGGCAAAAGGCAGTGCAGGTGCCTGCTGGGTATTTATCAATGTAAGGAAGGATGTCTTCCTTTACGGATTTTACCCTGAATTGGAGCGCTGGCGAGTCAATTACACCTTCCTGCTATTGGCTTTCAGCCTTTTGCCCTTACTCCTGCCAAATTGGTTTAAGCGTTTACAGAATCAGTTTGCGTTGGGAATTGCGGCAATATTGTGTGCCTTTATTATTTTTGGGGTGAAGGCAGCTGTCTTTACAGGTGCGTATCTTTTCCTGCCGATAATCATGGCCAGACTGGTTGTGCAGAACATCGGTGGCCTCGGCAATGGAAATGGCAGGTTCAACACCCTGCTGCGGCTTGGTTTGACGGTAGCTGTCGGGCTGGTTGCGTACTATTTTGTTTTTGCCCTGGTCGACCCCAATGGCGCGCTACCCATAGCCATGGCTGTAGCAGTGATAGCCCTGTTTCTGCTGTTTATGGGAAAACTGGATATAGCCATCTGGCGCTGGATTTTTCTTTTCACCGTATTTCCGGTAGTCGCCTTTTTCATGTTGTCCGGTGACGTCTTTGGGTTGCCACTTGTAGAAACGCATTACTGGGGTGGTCTCTTCCTGTCACTGGTTGTTTCGGGAACCGGGCTTGGTACAGCACTTCCTATTGGTATTCTGCTGGCTCTGGGCAGGCGGTCAGAGCTTCCTGTGATACGAGTGGTATGCGTTACTTTTATTGAGTTTATCAGAGGTGTTCCGCTGGTCAGCGTATTGTTTCTGGCATCGGTCATGTTTCCACTTTTTCTGCCGGACAATTTCAGTATTGATAAGCTGCTTCGGGCGCTTGTGGGAATAGCATTTTTTTACGCGGCGTATATGGCAGAGGTTATTCGTGGTGGCTTGCAGGCTATTCCAAAGGGACAATATGAGGCCGCAGAGGCCCTCGGCTGGACCTACTGGAAGATGATGGGATTAATCATTTTACCCCAGACCCTGCGAGTGGTTATTCCGGGCTTGTCGAATAATTTCCTGTCACTTTTAAAGGATACCACCCTGGTGGCCGTTATAGGATTGCTTGATCTTCTGGGAATTGCCAAGGCAGCTATGGCTGATACCGAATGGCTTGGCTTTACCAAGGAGGCGTATATTTTCGCGGGAATTGTTTTTTGGATTCTCTGTTTCGCCATGTCCCGCTATTTCGTGTATTTAGAAAAAAAATATCACATGAATTACCAGTAG
- a CDS encoding amino acid ABC transporter ATP-binding protein gives MSEQDTKVKSEEIITISNLNKWFGDFHVLKDINMTVGKGEKVVVCGPSGSGKSTLIRCINRLEKHQQGQIIVNGVELTNDVKRIDQVRRDVGMLFQNFNLFPHMTVLENLTTSPVWISKMPLNEARELAFHYLERVQIPQLADKFPSQCSGGQQQRVAIARCLCMNPKVMLFDEPTSALDPEMIKEVLDVMVDLAESGMTMICVTHEMGFARTVADRIVFMDCGEIVEQNDPENFFNNPQYDRTINFLGQIISH, from the coding sequence ATGTCAGAACAGGATACTAAAGTGAAAAGCGAAGAGATTATCACCATTTCCAACCTGAACAAGTGGTTTGGTGACTTTCATGTCCTCAAAGACATAAATATGACGGTTGGCAAAGGGGAGAAAGTCGTTGTCTGCGGCCCATCGGGGTCTGGCAAATCGACACTCATCCGTTGCATAAACAGGCTGGAGAAGCATCAGCAAGGGCAGATTATAGTTAATGGGGTGGAGTTGACCAACGACGTCAAGAGGATCGATCAGGTTCGTAGGGATGTCGGGATGCTGTTTCAGAACTTTAATCTGTTTCCCCACATGACCGTTTTGGAAAATTTGACAACATCTCCAGTCTGGATCAGCAAAATGCCGCTTAATGAAGCACGGGAACTCGCCTTTCATTACCTTGAACGGGTACAGATTCCGCAGCTTGCTGATAAGTTCCCCAGCCAGTGTTCGGGTGGACAGCAACAGCGTGTCGCCATTGCCAGATGTCTTTGCATGAACCCCAAAGTGATGCTTTTTGACGAACCGACTTCCGCCCTTGATCCAGAGATGATCAAGGAGGTACTGGACGTAATGGTTGACCTGGCCGAGTCGGGCATGACTATGATTTGTGTAACGCATGAGATGGGCTTTGCCCGTACAGTTGCTGATCGCATAGTCTTTATGGATTGTGGCGAGATTGTCGAACAGAATGATCCTGAGAACTTTTTTAATAATCCTCAGTATGATCGCACCATCAATTTCCTGGGCCAGATCATCTCGCATTAG
- a CDS encoding BamA/TamA family outer membrane protein, whose product MTNKRMHYYTIVFLSSVLTLGITYPCLGKPAASVKSSVNRDERANSGKEKLIIPYAFPSDSLGTTVGVGGMMKGYHQDQLLIAGTVFGSNEDAKGFIGAFWDYRIPGTERLYFSMLGGISNFPNQRAYTELPRRPSGSRPAPPGSNDSDKDDYVEENGDDNWLEIKLEYVLPIGSMQHSSIAEYYLKNGILQSGATGGDAWNPLTSGISVAMFGFKGRYQSYKSDELTYDADTTPFRVGFLYNNTDFPTNPSRGSSQYIAFTQDFSKDSDASDWSFIEFEASKYIDLGTSESSRQRVLALNFWTGTSPSWSEETDENGDRFVSKNPPFFEGSRLGGFYRMRAYPNNRFNDRSVIYTTAEYRHTLKWNPAEGVNWLNWLQLDWFQVVAFAEGGRVAGDYDLGELFSDWKYDGGVGLRAMTAGAVVRLDVAASEEGVSMWAMFGHPF is encoded by the coding sequence ATGACAAATAAAAGAATGCATTATTACACCATTGTTTTTCTGAGTTCTGTCCTCACTCTCGGAATCACCTATCCCTGTCTCGGCAAACCGGCAGCATCGGTAAAATCTTCGGTAAACCGAGACGAAAGGGCCAATAGCGGCAAAGAAAAACTCATCATACCTTATGCTTTCCCTTCGGACTCATTGGGAACCACAGTAGGCGTGGGCGGGATGATGAAAGGTTACCACCAGGACCAGCTTCTCATAGCCGGGACTGTTTTCGGCAGCAACGAAGACGCCAAAGGTTTTATAGGGGCATTCTGGGATTACAGGATTCCTGGAACGGAGCGATTGTACTTCTCCATGCTCGGTGGCATTTCCAATTTCCCCAACCAACGTGCCTATACAGAACTGCCGAGAAGGCCATCCGGCAGCAGACCTGCCCCGCCAGGCTCAAACGACTCCGATAAAGATGATTACGTTGAGGAGAATGGGGACGATAACTGGCTTGAAATAAAACTGGAATATGTGCTGCCCATAGGCAGTATGCAGCATTCGAGCATAGCTGAGTACTATTTGAAAAACGGCATTCTGCAATCCGGCGCCACCGGCGGTGATGCCTGGAATCCTTTGACTTCCGGAATTTCTGTTGCGATGTTCGGCTTTAAAGGCAGGTATCAGAGCTATAAGAGTGATGAACTGACCTACGATGCCGACACCACCCCGTTTCGGGTCGGTTTTCTCTACAACAATACCGACTTTCCGACCAATCCCAGCCGGGGAAGTTCGCAATATATCGCTTTCACCCAGGACTTCAGCAAGGATTCAGATGCCAGCGACTGGTCGTTTATTGAATTTGAAGCGAGCAAGTATATCGATCTCGGCACATCCGAGAGCTCGCGACAGAGGGTTCTGGCCCTGAACTTCTGGACCGGAACCTCACCCTCCTGGTCAGAGGAAACCGATGAGAACGGTGACAGATTTGTGAGTAAAAATCCACCGTTCTTCGAGGGGTCCCGTCTGGGAGGCTTCTATCGCATGCGTGCCTACCCAAACAATCGTTTTAATGACCGATCGGTCATTTATACCACTGCTGAATATCGCCATACCCTGAAGTGGAATCCGGCCGAAGGAGTAAACTGGCTGAACTGGCTGCAGCTCGACTGGTTCCAGGTGGTGGCATTCGCCGAAGGTGGCCGGGTTGCAGGCGATTATGATCTCGGTGAACTCTTTTCCGACTGGAAGTACGACGGCGGTGTCGGCCTTCGGGCCATGACCGCCGGAGCGGTTGTCCGGCTCGATGTGGCGGCATCAGAGGAAGGAGTTTCGATGTGGGCCATGTTTGGTCATCCCTTCTAG
- a CDS encoding OmpA family protein: MWKKTMYMALTALMFGSSAMAIEIPENPAVNFNKESTAYSSNGFNQVLEAYGLSFMTELATEVPAGYAKVQGAEPVFNDLGTAYSPKDYHDILTAYGLELTVENAGGIVVRPYVQLVAEGRLEFEDNVSIAYAKQEWQNILSAYSLAIVEEVAVTAVTEEFDNSSEQSAVIAVDCPEAPEGAKVNERGCWEYSSDVLFGFDKSTVNPDFHVGLRDIQRVFELNPGLKIVVEGYTCNVGRSEYNQLLSERRAKAVVDYLVDVVGVHPDTVTWTGFGEDRPAYSNETAEGRAKNRRVELKRWE, encoded by the coding sequence ATGTGGAAAAAGACAATGTATATGGCACTGACGGCCTTGATGTTCGGTTCATCAGCGATGGCAATTGAAATCCCTGAAAATCCGGCAGTCAATTTCAATAAGGAATCGACCGCATATTCATCAAATGGGTTTAATCAGGTACTGGAAGCATATGGTCTTTCATTCATGACCGAGCTTGCGACAGAAGTCCCTGCAGGTTATGCGAAAGTACAGGGTGCAGAGCCTGTCTTTAATGATCTTGGTACAGCATATTCACCGAAGGACTACCATGATATCTTAACTGCATATGGCCTTGAACTGACGGTTGAAAATGCTGGCGGGATTGTGGTGCGACCATACGTGCAACTCGTTGCGGAAGGGCGACTGGAATTCGAAGATAATGTATCAATAGCCTATGCCAAACAGGAGTGGCAGAATATTCTAAGCGCGTATTCCCTTGCAATTGTGGAAGAAGTCGCTGTCACCGCGGTGACTGAAGAGTTTGACAACTCGTCGGAGCAGTCAGCAGTTATTGCAGTTGATTGTCCTGAAGCACCGGAAGGTGCCAAGGTGAATGAACGTGGTTGCTGGGAATATTCTTCGGATGTTCTTTTTGGTTTCGACAAGTCCACCGTGAATCCTGATTTTCATGTGGGGTTACGTGATATTCAGAGAGTGTTTGAACTGAATCCCGGTTTGAAGATTGTCGTGGAAGGGTATACCTGCAATGTAGGCAGAAGTGAATACAATCAGCTTCTCTCAGAAAGAAGAGCCAAGGCCGTCGTCGACTATCTGGTTGATGTGGTGGGTGTTCATCCCGACACTGTTACCTGGACAGGCTTTGGTGAAGATCGACCCGCATACAGCAATGAGACCGCAGAGGGCAGAGCGAAAAATCGCCGGGTCGAACTCAAACGCTGGGAATAA
- a CDS encoding SLC13 family permease produces the protein MSQVVLKSSSPLLSILASSKDRVKIRITSSKSFQKNTTAAVLFMMVAACLAFYVPSVEIAWITTILLLTIYLFAFEIVEIDVAAITILVLLGLSSWLAPVMGLEHGLVTPDKLFDGFSSNAVMSIIAVMIIGAGLDKTGIMGKVASSILNIGGTSEKRVIPIVSGAVAIISSFMQNVGATALFLPVVYRISQRSGLPMSRLLMPMGFCAILGGTVTMVGSSPLILLNDLILASNSTLPAEQQMQTWSLFSTTPIGLALVAAGIIYFLIAGRFVLPASKKSDDTGRKGNTMQYFNNVYGVDYKMHEVVVPTQSFLIGKTLSAIEDQYAIRVIATQLPGRDTKVGPGAMHCQTVISAGMVLAIVSEENGLTAFVETYRLKVRDKLQTFAEDLSAGKAGFAEVVLPPGSSLIGNTSRDAGLRKTHGIAMLGLHRDGKTMHEDEDISHVELHSGDTLVVHTTWSSLMRLEKSADFVVITREYPREVERPHKLGFAALFFAISLSMVLFTDIRLSVALLTGAIGMILSGVLSMDEAYRSVSWKTVFLLAGLIPLGLAVEQTGTARWIADQTIMVVGEMPVWVIQFAIAMLATFFTLVMSNVGATVLLVPLAVNIALGIDANPAVFALTVAIATSNAFILPTHQVSALIIGPGGYRVSDFIRAGSFMTILFLVISIGMMNVIF, from the coding sequence ATGTCACAAGTAGTCTTAAAATCAAGCAGCCCCCTGTTATCCATCCTGGCAAGCTCCAAAGACAGGGTGAAAATTCGCATTACAAGCTCAAAATCATTTCAGAAAAATACCACAGCTGCTGTTCTTTTCATGATGGTGGCAGCCTGCCTGGCATTTTATGTACCCTCTGTGGAGATTGCCTGGATCACGACCATCTTATTGTTGACCATTTATCTTTTTGCCTTTGAAATTGTTGAAATAGATGTGGCTGCCATCACCATTCTGGTATTGCTTGGGCTAAGTAGTTGGCTTGCCCCTGTGATGGGGCTGGAACATGGACTGGTTACACCTGACAAGCTGTTTGACGGATTCTCGAGTAACGCAGTGATGTCTATAATCGCTGTGATGATCATTGGTGCGGGGCTGGATAAAACCGGTATTATGGGTAAGGTTGCGTCTTCTATTCTCAATATCGGCGGAACGTCTGAAAAACGAGTTATTCCTATTGTGTCGGGAGCGGTTGCTATTATCTCATCGTTTATGCAAAACGTTGGGGCAACGGCTCTATTTCTGCCGGTTGTATATCGTATCTCCCAGCGTTCCGGTTTACCCATGTCGCGCCTGCTCATGCCAATGGGCTTTTGTGCCATTCTCGGCGGCACGGTCACCATGGTCGGCTCTTCACCTCTCATCCTGCTCAATGACCTCATCCTTGCCTCGAACAGTACTTTGCCGGCTGAGCAGCAGATGCAGACCTGGTCGCTGTTTTCCACGACACCCATCGGTCTTGCCCTGGTTGCTGCCGGAATTATCTATTTCCTCATTGCTGGTCGCTTTGTATTACCAGCCAGTAAAAAATCTGATGACACAGGCCGAAAGGGCAACACCATGCAATATTTCAATAACGTCTATGGCGTTGACTATAAGATGCATGAAGTGGTTGTTCCGACACAGAGCTTTCTTATTGGAAAAACATTATCGGCGATAGAAGACCAATATGCCATTCGCGTCATTGCCACTCAACTGCCAGGAAGAGACACGAAGGTAGGTCCGGGGGCGATGCATTGCCAGACCGTCATTTCTGCGGGGATGGTGCTGGCCATTGTCTCTGAAGAGAATGGCCTCACTGCGTTTGTAGAAACCTACCGCTTGAAAGTTCGTGACAAGCTGCAGACATTTGCAGAAGATCTTTCGGCAGGTAAGGCCGGCTTTGCCGAAGTTGTTCTGCCTCCGGGTTCCAGTCTTATCGGTAACACGAGCCGCGATGCGGGGTTACGCAAAACCCACGGCATTGCCATGCTGGGCTTGCATCGTGATGGCAAGACCATGCATGAAGACGAGGATATCAGTCATGTGGAGCTGCATTCCGGCGATACTCTGGTGGTGCATACCACCTGGAGCAGTCTGATGCGGTTGGAAAAATCTGCTGATTTCGTGGTTATTACCAGGGAGTACCCGCGGGAAGTGGAGCGTCCCCACAAGCTCGGTTTCGCAGCGCTCTTTTTCGCGATTTCTCTCTCGATGGTGTTGTTCACCGACATTCGCTTATCTGTGGCTCTGCTGACAGGCGCAATCGGTATGATCTTAAGCGGTGTTTTGAGTATGGACGAGGCGTATCGCTCGGTTTCATGGAAAACGGTGTTTCTGCTTGCGGGTCTCATACCCCTGGGACTTGCTGTAGAGCAGACCGGTACCGCCCGGTGGATAGCAGACCAGACCATTATGGTGGTGGGTGAAATGCCTGTATGGGTTATTCAGTTCGCGATTGCCATGCTGGCGACATTCTTTACCCTGGTTATGTCAAATGTCGGAGCAACTGTATTGCTGGTGCCTCTGGCTGTAAACATTGCTTTGGGGATTGATGCGAACCCGGCTGTCTTCGCCCTGACTGTCGCCATCGCCACCTCAAATGCCTTTATTCTTCCCACCCATCAGGTCAGTGCGCTTATTATTGGCCCTGGCGGCTATAGGGTTTCAGATTTTATTCGGGCGGGCAGCTTTATGACCATCCTCTTTCTGGTGATTTCCATAGGGATGATGAACGTGATTTTTTAG
- a CDS encoding zinc-binding alcohol dehydrogenase family protein, translated as MKAIIAKTGSKAQDTDAFTLADQPIPEPGAQDLLVKVVSISMNPVDTKVRERMPADGVLGWDAYGVVEKTGNDVECFKKGDTVYYAGDLTRPGTNSEYHLVDQRIAAIAPEKLSPEDAAAMPLTSITAWEGLFDRLGFTPEADANTGKSILIVGGAGGVGSVATQLAHWAGLKVFATASRTETVDWCKKLGADVTINHRNNLAEELKAAGTETVDAIFCTTQMERHWEAMADCIRPQGRIVLIDDPTQPLDITVFKRKSVSISWEFMYTRSMFKTDDMAEQGKLLSKVAELLDGGTLISTRQETLHGLTPENIQAMHIKQESGTMMGKQVLVL; from the coding sequence ATGAAAGCTATAATCGCAAAAACTGGTAGTAAAGCACAGGATACAGATGCCTTTACCCTCGCAGATCAACCAATACCCGAACCAGGAGCTCAGGATCTTCTGGTAAAGGTAGTTTCCATCAGTATGAACCCGGTGGATACCAAGGTTCGCGAACGAATGCCAGCTGATGGCGTGCTTGGGTGGGATGCCTACGGAGTTGTAGAAAAAACCGGCAATGACGTGGAGTGTTTCAAGAAAGGGGATACTGTGTACTATGCTGGCGATCTCACCCGCCCGGGAACCAACAGCGAATACCATCTGGTGGATCAGCGGATAGCCGCAATTGCTCCTGAAAAACTCTCCCCTGAAGATGCGGCTGCCATGCCGTTAACATCGATCACCGCCTGGGAAGGTTTATTTGACAGACTCGGCTTTACTCCGGAAGCAGACGCCAATACAGGCAAATCCATCCTGATCGTAGGTGGTGCGGGCGGAGTTGGCTCCGTAGCAACACAGTTGGCTCACTGGGCAGGTTTGAAGGTTTTCGCAACCGCCTCAAGAACGGAAACCGTTGACTGGTGTAAAAAACTCGGCGCCGACGTTACCATCAATCACAGAAATAATCTCGCCGAAGAGCTGAAAGCCGCCGGAACCGAAACAGTTGATGCCATATTCTGTACAACCCAGATGGAAAGACACTGGGAAGCCATGGCCGACTGCATTCGCCCCCAGGGGAGGATTGTGCTTATCGATGATCCAACCCAGCCACTGGACATCACTGTCTTCAAACGTAAAAGCGTCTCCATCTCCTGGGAGTTCATGTATACCAGATCGATGTTCAAGACCGATGACATGGCGGAGCAGGGCAAGCTCCTCTCGAAAGTTGCCGAGTTACTTGATGGCGGTACCCTGATAAGTACCCGTCAGGAAACCTTGCATGGCCTGACCCCTGAAAATATCCAGGCCATGCACATCAAGCAGGAAAGCGGCACGATGATGGGTAAGCAGGTACTGGTTCTCTAA
- a CDS encoding LysR family transcriptional regulator, with amino-acid sequence MMQVNLDIDMLRCFVEVAQTGSFTKAGKNIGLTQSGVSVKIRRLEDRLSRQIFNRKSKKLSLTLDGEILLEHAGRILAVHDEAVIRFTRPQASGELRIGLIDYFLPELLPTILSKFRKQYPNIHLKIQTGVGINLIPLFENGELDLVVAGKDSYHGRSRVLAREPLAWVVGKDSDPAMEEPLNLVALPSPCSFRKIATESLDKAKRKWEVLFTGTSIANIQAAVQAGMGLSILPQGAVTEGLRKAPSQLGLPELPMYSIALIIDEQKSNEARDVFVSYLEAELNTLR; translated from the coding sequence ATGATGCAAGTAAACCTCGATATAGATATGCTCCGCTGTTTTGTGGAAGTTGCCCAAACAGGAAGTTTCACCAAGGCAGGAAAGAATATTGGCTTAACCCAGTCCGGCGTGAGTGTAAAAATACGCCGCCTGGAAGATCGGTTAAGTAGACAAATATTCAATAGAAAAAGTAAGAAGCTATCGCTCACCCTTGATGGCGAAATTTTACTGGAGCATGCCGGGCGCATTCTGGCAGTCCATGACGAAGCGGTGATCCGTTTCACAAGGCCCCAGGCTTCCGGGGAACTGCGAATAGGGCTCATTGATTACTTTTTACCGGAACTTCTCCCCACCATCCTCAGCAAGTTCAGAAAGCAGTACCCGAATATCCATCTGAAAATACAGACAGGTGTCGGCATAAATCTCATACCGCTCTTTGAAAATGGAGAACTGGATTTGGTTGTTGCCGGCAAAGATTCCTATCATGGCAGAAGCCGGGTCCTTGCCCGGGAACCTTTAGCGTGGGTTGTAGGCAAGGACAGCGACCCAGCCATGGAAGAGCCGTTAAATCTTGTAGCATTACCATCTCCCTGCAGTTTTCGAAAAATTGCCACAGAAAGTCTTGATAAGGCAAAACGGAAGTGGGAGGTTCTTTTCACCGGAACATCCATTGCCAACATCCAGGCTGCAGTTCAGGCTGGAATGGGGTTGTCGATTCTGCCCCAGGGAGCTGTAACGGAAGGTCTGAGAAAGGCGCCATCCCAACTTGGATTGCCGGAATTACCAATGTACTCGATTGCGCTTATTATAGATGAGCAGAAGTCCAACGAGGCCAGAGATGTGTTTGTCAGCTACCTGGAGGCCGAGCTGAATACTCTCCGGTGA